A window of the Diabrotica undecimpunctata isolate CICGRU chromosome 1, icDiaUnde3, whole genome shotgun sequence genome harbors these coding sequences:
- the LOC140442295 gene encoding uncharacterized protein, translated as MAMSTRSKRILSLVNISNETNLLFLPKYETTHGTSVTEQQIAIAGFSLDAQRGDIMISDDQDKTSGSEYIPSSSNSAVSENERFRKRKNNNKPNENNSHLKKNVILQNLVTQDSECRTKHTKKSKWIKTSSEQADAAKYSEAPDKKFIMDTFFESVQATHSKVRNLKEKNEKEDEDINGLYNSNTANYIGSKKFGEIKIGREQKCLRTNNGIPDEKSVMDTFLDSLHDVHSEEQNENVVEKDKKRISEETVKSTEASDKSILSYRKETTIKDTCIKVVAASNKDGKRIRDKTHVCFICDKSVIHMGRHFETLHSETSEVAKCLAYPKNSKERRAGFLELIRVGDFYHNCNVLATKIGELILMRRPTKNEAKFVKHSEYGPCPNCLGFCLKKHLWHHIKYVCTEKLNSEKYSEPKHVISESNALIHDIHGFGFTKDFHQSIVNSFIPDQIGEIAKNDPLILKYGSMQFEKYGKTQNELIRQNMRQLARLTVALRKLNKNPLQSLSDFLVPEKFDIIVQATKEVSITTVDDETSRPQFKIPSLALKIGYSLQKCISIERGSALRSGNVKRNKSLSSFMQLMKLEWNVRISSGAVATLNKRKMNAAQLLPITNDLLKLNKYIDTYILSAKDDIESEERNHKSWVRLATLVLSRIILFNKRRSGEAARMKMSDYINRPRWEDQSTDDIKESLTPIERKLADTLTVVEVEGKRGRKVPVILTPVIKESIDLLIRHRYQCNISLQNKYIFARSNPSLSHLRGHDCLNKTCEEVQLENASLISGTKLRKYVATVCQLFNMSENEYDWLARHLGHDIRVHREFYRLHESAVELTKVSRLLIAVDKGEASRFAGKRIEDISIEDLPYLEDEADIEPESEDENIEIDPNSVAGVPEVQTTKRRIAKKVSPLRKNRREKMNWSKEEKLAVLIFFRVNIKKGIVPNKEQCMQCIVDNKTTLERRNWKNIKDCVYNEIKACKRRKKH; from the exons ATGGCGATGTCGACAAGAAGTAAAAGGATATTATCATTAGTGAATATTTCTAATGAAACAAATCTATTATTTCTTCCGAAATATGAGACTACTCATGGTACTTCTGTAACAGAACAGCAAATCGCAATAGCAG GTTTCTCTTTGGACGCACAAAGAGGGGACATTATGATAAGTGATGATCAAGACAAGACCTCAGGGAGTGAATATATTCCGTCTTCGTCAAACTCGGCAGTATCAGAAAACGAGAGATTTCGAAAAcgtaaaaacaacaacaaaccAAACGAAAACAACTcacatttgaaaaaaaatgtaatattgcAGAATTTGGTGACACAAGATTCTGAATGCAGAACAAAGCATACTAAAAAATCTAAGTGGATAAAAACAAGCAGCGAGCAAGCAGATGCAGCAAAATATAGCGAGGCACCTGATAAAAAGTTTATTATGGATACATTCTTCGAAAGTGTACAAGCTACACATTCTAAAGTACGTAActtgaaagaaaaaaatgaaaaagaagatGAGGATATAAATGGATTATATAATTCTAATACGGCGAACTATATTGGAAGCAAAAAATTTGGTGAAATAAAAATAGGTAGGgaacaaaaatgtttaagaaCGAATAACGGAATACCTGATGAAAAGTCAGTCATGGATACATTTTTGGATAGCTTACATGATGTGCATTCTGAAGAGCAGAATGAAAACGTAGTTGAGAAAGACAAAAAAAGAATAAGCGAAGAAACTGTGAAAAGTACGGAAGCAAGTGATAAATCCATACTGTCATATAGAAAAGAAACTACGATTAAAGATACATGTATAAAGGTAGTTGCAGCATCAAATAAAGACGGGAAAAGGATAAGAGATAAGACTCACGTCTGTTTTATTTGTGACAAGTCAGTTATCCATATGGGTAGACACTTTGAAACCTTACATTCAGAGACTAGCGAAGTAGCAAAATGCTTAGCATATCCAAAGAACTCAAAAGAGCGTCGTGCCGGATTCCTCGAGCTTATCCGCGTGGGTGATTTTTATCACAATTGCAATGTATTAGCTACCAAAATTGGAGAATTAATACTTATGCGACGGCCAACTAAAAATGAAGCAAAATTCGTTAAACATTCTGAATATGGGCCGTGCCCTAATTGTTTGGGCTTTTGTCTGAAAAAACATCTATGGCACCATATCAAATATGTTTGCACAGAAAAACTGAACAGCGAGAAATATTCAGAACCGAAGCATGTTATATCTGAAAGTAATGCATTGATACATGATATTCATGGTTTCGGATTTACGAAGGATTTTCATCAATCTATAGTGAATAGCTTTATCCCAGACCAGATTGGTGAAATAGCAAAAAATGATCCACTAATACTAAAATATGGATCAATGCAGTTTGAAAAGTACGGCAAAACGCAAAATGAGTTAATACGTCAAAATATGAGACAGTTGGCACGTTTAACAGTAGCTTTAAGAAAGCTAAATAAAAATCCATTACAATCATTAAGTGACTTTCTTGTTCCTGAGAAATTTGACATAATCGTTCAAGCTACAAAGGAGGTCAGCATCACTACAGTTGATGACGAAACATCGAGGCCACAATTTAAAATTCCGAGTTTGGCGCTCAAAATTGGGTATAGTTTACAGAAATGTATATCAATAGAGAGGGGCAGCGCTTTACGATCTGGGAATGTAAAGCGAAATAAATCCTTGTCCTCCTTTATGCAGCTTATGAAATTAGAATGGAATGTTCGGATATCGTCAGGTGCGGTTGCTACACTAAACAAGAGAAAGATGAATGCAGCACAATTGCTGCCAATAACTAATGATTTGCTCAAGCTGAACAAATATATAGATACTTATATTTTGTCAGCTAAAGATGATATTGAAAGTGAAGAGAGAAATCACAAGTCCTGGGTAAGGCTTGCTACTCTAGTTTTATCCCGTATCATTCTTTTTAACAAACGACGCTCCGGAGAAGCGGCACGGATGAAGATGAGCGATTATATTAACAGACCAAGGTGGGAAGATCAAAGTACAGATGATATAAAGGAATCATTGACACCAATTGAGCGCAAGTTGGCCGATACTTTAACTGTCGTTGAAGTAGAAGGAAAGAGAGGAAGAAAAGTTCCAGTAATTTTGACGCCCGTAATAAAAGAGTCTATCGATTTGCTGATTCGACACCGGTATCAGTGTAACATTTCTTTGCAAAACAAATACATTTTTGCGAGATCAAATCCATCATTAAGCCACCTCAGAGGTCATGACTGCTTGAATAAGACATGTGAGGAAGTACAACTTGAAAACGCGTCACTGATCAGTGGAACAAAGCTAAGGAAGTATGTAGCGACGGTTTGTCAGTTGTTCAACATGTCAGAGAATGAATATGATTGGCTGGCAAGACATTTAGGACATGACATAAGAGTACATAGAGAATTTTACAGATTGCATGAAAGTGCAGTTGAATTAACTAAAGTCAGCAGGCTACTGATTGCTGTAGACAAAGGTGAAGCCAGCCGATTTGCCGGAAAACGCATTGAGGATATTTCCATAGAAG ATTTGCCGTATTTGGAGGACGAAGCTGATATTGAACCAGAAAGTGAGGACGAAAATATTGAAATAGATCCAAATAGTGTAGCGGGAGTGCCTGAAGTACAAACAACGAAAAGACGAATCGCAAAAAAAG TGTCACCTTTACGGAAGAATAGAAGAGAAAAGATGAATTGGTCAAAGGAGGAAAAGTTAGCAGTCCTCATATTTTTCAGAGTGAATATAAAAAAAGGAATTGTTCCTAATAAAGAACAATGTATGCAATGTATTGTCGATAATAAAACTACATTGGAAAGAAGAAATTGGAAGAATATTAAAGATTGCGTTTATAATGAAATTAAAGCTtgcaaaagaagaaaaaaacattaa